Proteins encoded in a region of the Lathamus discolor isolate bLatDis1 chromosome Z, bLatDis1.hap1, whole genome shotgun sequence genome:
- the LOC136004697 gene encoding ferrochelatase, mitochondrial yields the protein MRAAKMAAAAVRAARPVLQGRSQLRLPLRWRAQAATAAVTATAEPRTQPQARKPKTGILMLNMGGPERLDDVHDFLLRLFLDRDLMTLPAQSKLAPFIAKRRTPKIQEQYSRIGGGSPIKKWTAVQGEGMVKLLDSMSPHTAPHKYYIGFRYVHPLTEEAIEEMEKDGIERAIAFTQYPQYSCSTTGSSLNAIYRYYNQKGAKPKMKWSIIDRWPTHPLLIQCFSDHIQKELNLFPPDKRKDVVILFSAHSLPMSVVNRGDPYPQEVGATVQRVMEKLNYSNPYRLVWQSKVGPMPWLGPQTDETIKGLCQRGKKNMLLVPIAFTSDHIETLYELDIEYAQVLANECGAENIRRAESLNGNPLFSKALAELVCSHIQSKEVCSRQLTLCCPLCVNPVCRETKAFFASQSL from the exons ATGCGGGCggccaagatggcggcggccgCGGTGCGGGCCGCGCGTCCCG TGCTGCAGGGCCGCAGCCAGCTCAGGCTCCCGCTGCGATGGAGGGCTCAGGCGGCCACCGCTGCCGTGACAGCCACCGCGGAGCCGCGCACGCAGCCGCAGGCGCG GAAGCCTAAGACAGGAATCTTGATGCTGAACATGGGTGGTCCGGAGCGCCTGGATGACGTCCATGATTTCCTGCTTCGCCTCTTCCTGGACAGAGACCTCATGACGCTGCCAGCTCAAAG TAAGTTGGCTCCCTTCATCGCCAAGCGCCGCACGCCCAAGATCCAGGAGCAGTACAGCAGGATCGGCGGCGGCTCCCCCATCAAGAAGTGGACAGCAGTGCAAGGAGAAGGCATGGTGAAGCTGCTGGACAGCATGTCTCCTCACACCG CACCTCACAAATACTACATTGGCTTCCGCTATGTGCACCCGCTGACAGAAGAAGCCATTGAAGAGATGGAGAAGGATGGCATTGAAAGGGCTATCGCTTTCACCCAGTACCCCCAGTACAGCTGCTCTACCACAG GAAGCAGTTTAAATGCCATCTATCGCTACTATAACCAGAAAGGGGCGAAGCCGAAGATGAAGTGGAGCATCATTGACCGATGGCCCACACATCCCCTTCTTATCCAG TGCTTCAGCGACCACATCCAGAAGGAGCTGAACCTGTTTCCACCGGACAAAAGGAAAGACGTCGTCAtcctcttctctgctcactCCCTCCCCATGTCT GTGGTGAACCGTGGCGATCCGTACCCTCAGGAGGTGGGAGCGACTGTCCAGAGGGTCATGGAGAAGCTCAACTACTCCAACCCCTACAGGCTGGTGTGGCAGTCCAAG GTTGGACCAATGCCTTGGCTCGGCCCCCAGACAGATGAGACCATCAAAGGGCTGTGCCAACGAGGGAAGAAGAACATGTTGTTGGTCCCTATAGCCTTCACAAGCGACCACATCGAGACGCTCTATGAGCTGGATATCGAGTATGCCCAAGTTCTAGCCAACGAG tgtggaGCCGAAAACATCAGAAGAGCGGAATCCCTTAATGGAAACCCTCTGTTCTCCAAG GCTCTGGCGGAGCTGGTGTGCTCCCACATCCAGTCCAAGGAAGTGTGCTCCAGGCAGTTAACCCTCTGCTGCCCTCTCTGCGTGAACCCTGTGTGCAGGGAGACCAAAGCCTTCTTCGCCAGCCAGTCACTGTGA